The following is a genomic window from Kiritimatiellia bacterium.
GTATGTCGCCGCACCAGCGCGTCAGGAATCCCGCGCTCGTCGCCAAGACGACGATTGCGCACCAGATCAGAAACAGACATCGGGAACTCATTTTACCTGACGCGGTCGGCCCGGATAGCGCGAAGGGTATCATGCCCTTTCCGCCAGTGTGTCTAAGATTTGTTGTCCAGCGATAGCTGCTGATAAGAGCAGTGTCAACGCGCGATCGCCGCAGTGTCATGGCTTTTTGAAATTATCCTCTTGCTCACTCGATAGAATCGGCCTTATCGCTGCGGAAGAAGACCGCTGCGATAATTGATCTTTGAATGCGTCGGAACGAGCGAATGAGCCTGAAGGTCAATGAGTCGGGCCGAAAAAACCGTCGCGCATCGTGGACGCGACGCGAGAAGCGGGACTGAGTGATCGCCAGGCCAAACGGGCCTGGCGGCGATTTCGGATTGAGGGTGCGGTGTTGAACTCCCGAAGTCGCGGCTGCAGATCGAGTCTATAGAGGGCGAGGGCTTTATGCCGACCTGTAGCGAGGCGCGGTGAGCCCGGAGACTTTCCGGCGCCGACGGCCCCGACAACGCCTCCACCCGCCTGCCCATTCAGAAGAGGGACTTTCAAACGAGACAAAATGCCACCTGCCGAGAGGTGACCTACCTTAGGTTGTTTTTGCGGGGGTTTGAGACCAAGAATAATATGCGCATTCTGCGGCAGATGAGACCGGCAAGGCCGAGTGCGGCCATCGCGATCGTCGATGGCTCCGGAATTACCTCGAAATTATTGTAGTAGGGTTTCCGATAGCCGCCGAAGACCCACGAATTCGCATACAGCCGAAACGCAT
Proteins encoded in this region:
- a CDS encoding PEP-CTERM sorting domain-containing protein, whose product is MLWEFTMVDPTALSEQANDREGSGTFMTNITVSASIDAFRLYANSWVFGGYRKPYYNNFEVIPEPSTIAMAALGLAGLICRRMRILFLVSNPRKNNLR